A segment of the Pan paniscus chromosome 9, NHGRI_mPanPan1-v2.0_pri, whole genome shotgun sequence genome:
ATCATGTgtctttcctgctttattttttatttcagcataAAGATGCCTATCAAGTGATATTGGATGGTGTGAAAGGTGGTACTAAGGAAAAACGATTAGCAGCTCAATTTATTCCGAAATTCTTTAAGCATTTTCCAGAATTGGCTGATTCTGCTATCAATGCACAGTTAGACCTCTGTGAGGATGAAGATGTATCTGTAAGTTTATGAATGACACTTTATAGCAATCTTTCAGATGTTTCTGTATGTGGCTGATACAATTGGAGTAGCAATCTGATATATCAGAGTACACAATAAAATACTACGGTATGGTCTGGCATGGCATCACACCCAGGCTTAAATTTACATATGATAAAGTGTATTAGCCTTTTTCAACAcctttaaattatgaaaaatgcATAGAATCTCAAAATACTTAGTTTCGCTTATCATTTATCCACTGTTAAAAATGGATTGTGGCTCACATCTTGTTTCATAGATTGTTATTCATTGTGCATATGAAATTAGACTGTTTTTAATCAATTTGTGCTTACTtggttatttaaattattaagtgTTATATCATAAAATGTAGTTTCACTACCCTTATATATTTTGCATGGCAGAAAAATGGTATGTGTAATAAGTGAATAGGATTActagattaaaaagaaatagtttttgtttttttggtttttggggggttttttggaACAGAATTAACCGGTAATATTTCTGGCTGCTGACACAGGTTCCTAAGAATATTCAGCCGTTAGCTCTTGTCTTTTCAGATGAAACAGCGAATTGCCAACATTTCATGCAGAATTTGCTGGATATAAACCCTAtacttgttttgcttttttaatagaaacagggtctcactctgttgcctagaccaGAGTGCAGTTGCAcatccatagctcactgcagccttgaactcctgggttcatgcatttttttccactttagcctcccaagtagcacagACCACCgttcccagctgatttttaatttttttgtagggtcttgccatgttgtccaggctggtctcaaactcctggcctcaagctatcctcccaccttggccttctgaagcattgggattacaggcgtgagccacctcatctggcccgctgtacatattttatgtaaaaatcgAATAAGCCAAGATCAGTATTTGGAATTAAACATGCAGAATATAGCCACAAATGTTGTATTTAGTAGTCAATACTGAAAATTCTAAAGTAAACAGTTACTAGGTATAACATTGCCACAGTAGCCATTTTTTAGGAATACTATATTATAAGCCCATAGGTAGTAAAAACCTAAGTTGCgtataattagcatataaataGTTGTTTATAATCTCAAATCTGTCTCCTTCAGCGAGACATTGTTAACatccctttttatattttattctgtgtAACTTGAATATTAAATTGGagcaaaatctctttttttttttttttttttgagaaggagcctcactctgttggccaggctggagtgcggtggtgcaatcttggctcactgcaacctccacctccctggttcaagcgattcttctgtctcagcctcccaagtagctgggactataggcgtgtgccaccacgcctggctaatttttgtatttttagtacggacagggtttcaccatattggcaaggctggtctcaaactcctgacctcatgatccacctgcttcagcctcccaaagtgctgggattacagatgtgagccaccacgcccggccaattggagcaaattctttttaaaactgcTAGAAATCTGctgtttcatatttttgttaCTCGTATGCCCCTAATGATGGCTTCTCTGTGGTTTTAGTATTCTTAAAAAGTTGAGTTtgcagctgggcctggtgactcatgcctgtaatcccaacactttgggaggctgaggtgggaagatcacttgagcccagtagttcgagaacagcctgggcaacatagggaaacccgcctttaaaattagccaggcgtggaggcttgcgtctatagtcctagctactagggaggctaaggcaagaggctctcttgagcctagaaggtcaaggctacagtgagccatggttgcaccactgcactccaacctgggcaacagagcaataccttgtctttaaaaaaaaaaaagaaagaaaagaaaaagctgtttGTTATTTTAAAGGTGATAgtatttggttaatttttgtttgaaatcATGCCCAGATTCGACGTCAAGCAATTAAAGAACTGCCTCAATTTGCCACTGGAGAAAATCTTCCTCGAGTGGCAGATATACTAACGCAACTTTTGCAGACAGGTAAGGGAATGTATTATTACCtttttctctaaatatatatCTTCTTTCTGAAATGTTGACTCTGTTTTTAGGTTTTAAATGGGGTGCAGGAGAGCTGGAGGTCCTACCTCCGATAGAGATTAAATTTCCTACTTTCATTCAGTAGTTAAAGTGTAATGATTTCTGGTTATCTAATTCctggtgttgttttgtttttaattctgttatgaAGGTGTAATGACTAGATTCTTTTGGGCATTTTGATGTATCATAATTTTTCCCCCAATTTCCTGTAGTTTCATAATTGCAGCATCTTAATAAAAGTTTTTCAGGCATGCCAGATCGGGTTCTCAACTTAGAAGGAACACGTATCTTTTTGGTACTTGAGGGAATGGCTTAAGTTATAAGTTTCCTGTCAATGTAACCTTGAGAAACTAAGTTGAATCAAGTTTGAAACTGAAGcagatgatattttaaatttgttttatattcattatgccactttttctttatccagatgACTCTGCAGAATTTAACCTAGTGAACAATGCCCtattaagtatatttaaaatggatGCAAAAGGTAAGGCCAGTTCTTATTCTGAATTGTGTTTGATGTCTTACAGAATCACAAAGTTAGGTGTTACTCATTAAGAATAAACTCTAGGGTTTACCCAGAGTTCTATTTCATAAAAATTCTAAGTATTGTGAAAAAAGTCTCCTTAGGTCAAGATGTTTATGActagaaaaacaagcagaaataaCTGCAAAAACAGATCACGTTTTTCCATTAGAAATCTGTTGGAAGAACTCCTTTTGACACTTTCAAGAAATTCTTCCAAAATACCTGGGTTTTATTATTAGTaatgataaaaaaggaaagtcATGCTTAAGCTGACTATGTCTTCATGAAGAAAGCACTCTTATGGTTCAGGCTGTAGAAATTTCAGACTACTTTTAACTAGTAATGAGGATGATATTTGGGAAGTTCATTAACTTATTTGAGAAGAAATACTATAAATTGAGTTAAATGGGAAAACACCATTACACTATAGAATTGACTTGCTACAGGCAACTATTTTGTTTTGCAGGGACTTTAGGTGGGTTGTTCAGCCAAATACTTCAAGGAGAGGACATTGTTAGAGAACGAGCAATTAAATTCCTTTCTACAAAACTTAAGACTTTACCAGATGAAGTCTTAACAAAGGAAGTGGAAGAGCTTATACTAACTGAATCCAAAAAGGTGAGCTTTGGTCTTCATTTGGTGGAAATTCTCTAAAGCAAAAGAGCATACTAGACATTGGCAGTATTCGTCAATGTTATGTGTGGCTTGTGTATaaaatgatatatcatatatcccATTGGAACCACCATAGAACTTGTAAGTTTTTCTTAGATTGAATTTAGCACTTTTGTCGGTGGTAATGATGAATCAATTTGGTAATTTAAAGGAATCTGATTACATTTAAACTTTTCGTGGTAGTGTCCTTAAAATGTGTGCAACCTCTGCAAATCACCTCCTTCAGGAAACTTTCCCTAAGTCCTACCCCTCCCTTCCATTTTAGGATACTCTCTCATAGtattctaaattatttcaaaatgaaacatCACATCAAAATGACCTGTTGTCACCTTAGCCCTTGACACTATCTGCTCTTCAAGGGTGAGACCATGCTTGTCTTTGCTCCCAGCATCTAGCATAGTTGTAGACGCTAAGATTGGCAAGGTGCGTCACAATTAACTTTTCACTCATCTTAATGTGCCAAAGTTTGGGAATAGTTTACCTTTTTAATATGTTACAGAAGATTCAGCATTTTATCTAAAGCATGTGATCACTGTTATGGTTCAGGCTTTAGAAATTTCAGACTACTACTACCCACTTCCTTATTGATAAGATTATTTTTCAGTGAGAAAAAAGTAGATCTTTAGCTGGGAGTATCAGACTATTTTACCTATGCCCCAGCTTGTAATCTGGTAGAGTATGTCGTGATTGTGAGCTTTTTTGGTCCATGAATAGAAAGATTTAGACCCACTGATATGGAAGATTTAACATGAGACTTGCAAGGTGACCTATTTTGTGTACAACAATTACCATATTAATATGAATTAGGCTGCTTTTAAATATAGGAAACAATCTGATTCAACAGTTTGCTACAGAATTTTTCCAACCATTTTTTAAAGTCACTCCCCTAAATagccaatttttttaatttttttttttcttaactgctCTCCCATGAAATTTTAATGCCACATATACACTGTATATCTGTTTATGGTACTACATGTATATCTGTGCTTTGTACgtaaaaaagtaacattttctaAGAACCAATTTTTGCCCCCTTGGAGAATGCGTGGTTTACACTGAAGCTCAATTGACTGAAGCTAGAAGTTGCCTTTTCATCAGTATTTTGGAAGCATTAATAACAAACTGACTTTAGTAACTGAAATAAATTAGCTATTCTCTTTCAGTGTTGATCTGTCCCATTCAAATGATGAACATACTCTTATTCTGAATTGTCTCTTTTCCAGGTCCTAGAAGATGTGACTGGTGAAGAATTTGTTCTATTTATGAAGATACTGTCTGGGTTAAAAAGCTTACAGACAGTGAGTGGAAGACAGCAACTTGTAGAGTTGGTGGCTGAACAGGCCGACCTAGAACAGACCTTCAATCCCTCGGATCCTGACTGTGTGGACAGGCTCTTACAGTGCACTCGGCAGGCAGTACCCCTCTTCTCTGTGAGCTCTTTATTTTTACACACCCGGTATTTTGATTACTCTattagctatatatatatttccataaataCTCACTTTAACATTCCCCTTAAACCTTTCCAGTAgtgtcccttatctgaaatgcttgcttggaaccagaagtgtattcagatttttgaatatttgcattgtgcctggttgagcatccctaattcaaaaatccaaaacctgaaatgctttaatgagcatttcctttgagcgtGATGTTTGAGCATCAcattggtgctcaaaaagttttggattttgaagcatttcagatttgggattttcAGATGAGGGATGCTTGGTCTGTGTTTATGAAGGCCACAGTGGTGTTGGTGAGAACCCAAAGCAGCAAGAAACTTTCTTgaaagagagaattttttttttttcctttgagacagagtcttgccctgtcactcatgctggagtgcagtggcacgatcttggcttactgcagcttctacctcccaggctcaagccttccttccatctcagcctcccaagtagctgctacTACAGTCATGCACtatcacactcggctaatttttgtgttttttgtagagacggggcttccccatgttgcccatactggtcttgaactcctgagctcaagcagtctgcccaccttggcctcccaaagtgctgggattacaggtgtgagccaccatgagtggccaatagatttttttaagtctTCCTAGAGACTTTTTTTGAAAGTCATGAGAATTTTGCATTCTGTCTCAGGCTttgtgtttcctgaggccacGCATCTTCTGGGATGTGCATACATTCAtttgaaaaacacaatttaaaggAACTATCCTAGAGCAGGCGTGGTGGCCcgtccctgtaatcccaatcccagcactttgtgagccaaggtgggagtatcacttgaggctgagttcaagaccagcctgggcaacagagcaagaccttgtctctacaaaaaaaattaagtaatagaATTATCCCTTTTGAGAAATGTGCAGTCTGAAAATCCAACACTAAAAGATGTccacaattcatttatttatttatttatgagacagagtctcgctccgtcccccaggctggagtgcagtggcatgatcttggctgactgcaacctccacctcccaggttcaagcaattctcgtgcctcagcttcccgagtagctgggattacaggcaagcaccaccacacccagctgattttttgtatttttagtagggatggggttttgccatgttgcccaggctgctctcgcactcctgagttcaggcaatccacctgcctcagcctcccaaagtgctaggattacaggcatgagccaccatgcctggccatgccCCAGATTTGACCAGAGAATCAAGGAAGAGATCAAAATGTATAGATGTTCCAATGCTCCAGATGACTTTGCAGTAAAGTATATAAGGGGTCTTCAAAAAGTTCCTGGAAAATGcgtattatgaaagaaaaaaaaaactacgcATGGATTACAAAACATTTTTCACCAAAATAAACTTGTActtataacatgtctgaacaggataTAGTTTGAGGAACTAAGAAGGGtcagacatcagtttgaaaagagcacctatcagagcaacatgaattctgctaaagttgaagcaagaacaaatatcgaatttatggtgaagcttggTGGAAGAATAGTGAAATCAttgatgctttatgaaaagtttatggagacaatgtCCCCAAAGAAATcaacagtttacaaatggatcactcattttaagaagggacAAGACAACGTCAAAGCCCATTGCAGCAGATCAATTTGCGAGGAAAAATTTAATCTTGTTTATGCCCTAAATGAAGAAGACCGATGATTAAtagcagaaacaatagccaacatCATAGATATCTCAGTTGGTTCAGCTTATTCAATTCCGACTGAAAAATTGAAGTTTAACAAACTTCCTACTGATGAGTGTCAAAACCATTGCACTCAGATTAGCTGCAGACAAGAACAGAGCTTTCAGTGGAAATTGtaaacaagtgggatcaagatcctgaagcatgtCTTTGAAGAATGGGAACAGGAGGTGAAACATGGCTTTAGCAGTGCAattctgaagacaaagcacaggCTACCAGGAAGTGAAAAGGGCCCAGTCCAAGCAAAAAGAGACCAGTTAAGAGGAAGGGCTATGGCAGTTTTTTGGGATGCTCAAGACGTTTTGCTGGTTGACATTCTGGAGGGCTAAAGAATAATGTCTGCTTATTATGAGCTTGTTTTGAGAAAGTTGGCCAAAGATTGAGCAGGAAAACGCCTAGGAAAGCATCACCAGAGTTCTCCACCGCCACAgtgctcctgctcattcctctcatcaaacagggacaattttttAAGAGGTTTGATGAGgaatcattaggcatccaccttaAAGTCCTTATTTGGGCccttctgatttctttttgttgcctAATCTTAAAAAACATCTTTAAAGGGCACCCACATTTCTTTGGTTAATAGTataaaaaagactgcattgacatggttaagttcccaggaccctcagttctttagaGATGACTGGTATCATTGCCTGCAAAAGTGTCTTGAccttgatggagcttatgttgataaataaagtttatattttttattctttatctttttattccatttttccatgAACTTATTGAAGCCCCTTCGTAGATCACCTATTGAGGTTATATCTGGGGCATGCTGGGGTGTGCACTGTATTGTATTTGTAGTCAGAATACTTGATGCTGTAGCGCtcagcatttattgaatgaaattcTGCTATAATATTTGAGcgaatatttgtttttgttttttgacaatgCATTTTCTTTGGATTTCTTACAGAAAAATGTCCATTCCACAAggtttgtgacatatttctgtgaGCAGGTTCTCCCTAACCTCGGTACCTTGACTACCCCAGTGGAAGGTCTTGATATACAGTTGGAGGTAAGCAAAAATTTCAGCTTTAGCACTGATAAAGCATtcttatattttaacaaaaatgtaaacCACTAACTTAGATCTGATTTCTAAGGGAACAGTTTAAATGTCTGGTAATGGCCAGCCAGTAATCTCCCTAGACCAGAATTAATTGCATTAGGACTGCTTCATGGATTCAATTAAAGTTTGCTGCAATGGGAAAGCCTTGCCTGTAGTTTTATTATAGTCAGTCTCTACTTTTGTagccttaatatttttaaataaggtgtttaattcattcatttctatCCATAACTGACAGAGCCAATTTTAAACTGGATTAACACAAAATATCCTTTATTCCTTCTTCAATAGAATTCACTACCCCTCCCAACTTTGTATCTCAACTGTAATGTATGTAAACATTTTTTCACAGCATCTGTAATactttacatttgtttataatCTCTCCCTACATTTAATCTGATTCACCTCTGTATCCCCAGAATCTGGCACAAAACTTGATTTTGAATCAAGCACCCAATAGTGATTATTGAATTGGACTGAAATATGGAAATGCGTGTGCCATTTCCCTCATGGGTCTTTGGGATAGAGAAGAATCTCACTGTGCACTGACAAGGTAGTTTGCTTCAAATGTGCTGGGCTAGGCCCATCAGACTGGGATTGGGAAATGCAGGAATGAACCTTGAGAATAGTGGTCATTACGAATATTTTGCGTAAGTATCCAGAGACTAAATTTAACAGGAAATGAGGCCCACCTTAACCATGAGTAATTAGTTCTTAGCTGTTGAGAGTTCTTACTAAGTGTGTGTTTATAgttaatatatttatcatttttgccTTGTAATTAGCACAATCATTAACCTGTAGCAGAAAGTGTCGTATGTATTATTTTCCATACTTCTTCTCACAGATATATTGGAAATCATGCGATCTGGGTTTTAGGGTCTGCCCTGCCACTTACACCCTGTGACTTTGTCGAGTCACATAATCTCTGACCTTTACTTTCCTTCACAGTAAAATATTGGGCTGCATCTGTCTCTAAGGTTTTCTTCCATTTCAAATGTTATGATTCTGTGAAAGCATAATTGAAAATAAAGTCTTAAATCGTTATCTAGAATTACTCTCATTTCATAACCCTTGCTTATTCAAAAAAACAGTAATAGTGAATTGTGTGTTTTAGGTATTGAAATTGTTGGCGGAGATGAGTTCATTTTGTGGTGACAtggaaaaactagaaacaaatttAAGGAAACTATTTGATAAGTTATTGGTAAgaactttttcctttccttatggGATAGTCAGTATATAGCTCAAAGTCTAATTTAGTATTAATTTCTAGATTACAAGAACCAGTTTTTGAAATTTCAATTAAACAATAATCCTAATAAGTATTGTTAGCTTCCTAGGCCACATGTTGTTGTCTACTTTGTTTTAATCTTGGTGTTTCTTATAATTAGGGAGAAAATAGGCCATCTGATAAAATCATTATCAGCATCActgagtgattttcttatttgatGTATTTGTATAACTAACACAGTGATAAGCATTAGGTCCTTAGCATGAATTGAGTCATCAACATCTGGCACTCGTCCAGATGTAACTTACTGGGTTGTTATAGCACTGCTACTGAATGCCATTGGCAGTACTTCACTTGTAATGAGTCAGTACTTAAACAATATGGACTTacgttcagaaaatatttttgtagtaaGCATAGTATAGTTGTTAAGAGCATCAGCATTTGATGTCAAATCTAGATTGAATTCTGACTCTTTAGTTTATTAACTTTGTTACCATGGGAAGGTTACCCTAACTCTCAGAGC
Coding sequences within it:
- the API5 gene encoding apoptosis inhibitor 5 isoform X1, producing the protein MPTVEELYRNYGILADATEQVGQHKDAYQVILDGVKGGTKEKRLAAQFIPKFFKHFPELADSAINAQLDLCEDEDVSIRRQAIKELPQFATGENLPRVADILTQLLQTDDSAEFNLVNNALLSIFKMDAKGTLGGLFSQILQGEDIVRERAIKFLSTKLKTLPDEVLTKEVEELILTESKKVLEDVTGEEFVLFMKILSGLKSLQTVSGRQQLVELVAEQADLEQTFNPSDPDCVDRLLQCTRQAVPLFSKNVHSTRFVTYFCEQVLPNLGTLTTPVEGLDIQLEVLKLLAEMSSFCGDMEKLETNLRKLFDKLLEYMPLPPEEAENGENAGNEEPKLQFSYVECLLYSFHQLGRKLPDFLTAKLNAEKLKDFKIRLQYFARGLQVYIRQLRLALQGKTGEALKTEENKIKVVALKITNNINVLIKDLFHIPPSYKSTVTLSWKPVQKVEIGQKRASEDTTSGSPPKKSSAGPKRDARQIYNPPSGKYSSNLGNFNYEQRGAFRGSRGGRGWGTRGNRSRGRLY
- the API5 gene encoding apoptosis inhibitor 5 isoform X2; translated protein: MPTVEELYRNYGILADATEQVGQHKDAYQVILDGVKGGTKEKRLAAQFIPKFFKHFPELADSAINAQLDLCEDEDVSIRRQAIKELPQFATGENLPRVADILTQLLQTDDSAEFNLVNNALLSIFKMDAKGTLGGLFSQILQGEDIVRERAIKFLSTKLKTLPDEVLTKEVEELILTESKKVLEDVTGEEFVLFMKILSGLKSLQTVSGRQQLVELVAEQADLEQTFNPSDPDCVDRLLQCTRQAVPLFSKNVHSTRFVTYFCEQVLPNLGTLTTPVEGLDIQLEVLKLLAEMSSFCGDMEKLETNLRKLFDKLLEYMPLPPEEAENGENAGNEEPKLQFSYVECLLYSFHQLGRKLPDFLTAKLNAEKLKDFKIRLQYFARGLQVYIRQLRLALQGKTGEALKTEENKIKVVALKITNNINVLIKDLFHIPPSYKSTVTLSWKPVQKVEIGQKRASEDTTSGSPPKKSSAGPKRDARQIYNPPSGKYSSNLGNFNYERSLQGK